The Heliomicrobium undosum genome has a segment encoding these proteins:
- the cas4g/cas1g gene encoding CRISPR-associated endonuclease Cas4g/Cas1g yields the protein MDTETREYLPVSAVAEVLFCPRNFYYRAVEGAEETNHHMLEGRFQDERRNERRTRSDDGRVQTRQVFLSSDSLGLRGVLEVLEATDGEMYPVEFKKGSADHRLHDDVQVCLQGLLLEETTGREVAYGYVYYVASAERRQVLFDESLRETALQALAAARAIREAGEPPPLSSVPEAKCKGCALAERCMPEESAFLTGAQAAPRRPTPGSNLGRTLYLDIPGAALRKRQGRLIIEADGQMIKDVPLSAVDQVVIGQAASLSSAALSVLSDLGIPLYLMEHGRVRSWLQPNWNKNVPLRRAQFRFVESESQSLAVAREIVRGKILNQRTFLQRGNRERKIDLIQSVVERLEGLAAAAKEAEDKESLRGLEGLAGRLYFSGFAKLLRPGEGFDFASRNRRPPRDPINALLSYAYSLLTKDCINAIIRAGLDPYLGLYHCERYGRPALALDLMEEFRAIVADSVVLNVVNRGIIKESDFEPVFDGIQLKEGGRKRFFGAYQTRIREEAVHPVFGYRANYLRLMEIQARYLGKVMQGEWPQYDAFRAR from the coding sequence TTGGATACCGAGACGCGCGAATACCTCCCTGTTTCCGCCGTGGCGGAAGTGTTGTTTTGTCCGCGAAACTTTTACTACCGCGCGGTGGAAGGGGCGGAAGAGACCAACCATCATATGCTCGAAGGCCGCTTTCAGGACGAGCGTCGCAACGAGCGCCGGACCCGCAGCGACGACGGGCGGGTGCAGACGCGGCAGGTCTTTTTGTCCTCCGATTCGCTGGGGCTGCGCGGCGTCCTGGAAGTGTTGGAAGCGACCGATGGGGAGATGTATCCCGTCGAGTTTAAAAAAGGAAGCGCCGACCATCGCCTCCACGATGATGTGCAGGTGTGCCTGCAAGGGCTTTTGTTAGAGGAAACAACCGGTCGGGAAGTGGCCTACGGGTATGTCTATTACGTGGCATCGGCCGAACGGCGACAGGTGCTTTTCGATGAGTCGCTGCGGGAGACGGCCCTGCAGGCGTTGGCGGCGGCCCGGGCGATCCGCGAAGCGGGAGAGCCGCCGCCCTTGTCCTCCGTGCCGGAAGCCAAATGCAAGGGTTGCGCCCTGGCCGAGCGCTGCATGCCGGAGGAAAGCGCCTTTTTGACCGGCGCGCAAGCGGCGCCCCGGCGGCCAACGCCGGGCAGCAATCTGGGCCGGACGCTCTATCTGGATATACCAGGAGCCGCCTTGCGAAAGCGGCAGGGGCGGCTGATCATCGAGGCCGACGGCCAGATGATCAAGGATGTGCCCCTTTCGGCGGTCGATCAAGTGGTGATCGGGCAGGCGGCGTCGCTTTCCAGCGCGGCGCTGTCGGTGTTGAGCGATCTGGGGATTCCGCTTTACCTGATGGAGCATGGCCGGGTGCGCAGTTGGCTGCAGCCGAATTGGAACAAAAACGTGCCCTTGCGCCGCGCCCAGTTTCGCTTTGTCGAATCGGAAAGCCAGTCGCTGGCGGTGGCGCGGGAGATCGTGCGCGGAAAAATCCTCAACCAACGGACTTTTTTGCAACGGGGAAACCGAGAGAGAAAAATCGACCTGATCCAATCGGTGGTGGAGCGGTTGGAAGGGCTGGCCGCCGCCGCGAAAGAGGCCGAAGACAAAGAGAGCCTGCGCGGCCTGGAGGGATTGGCCGGGCGCTTGTATTTCTCCGGCTTTGCCAAGCTGTTGCGGCCGGGGGAGGGTTTTGATTTCGCATCACGCAACCGTCGTCCGCCCCGCGATCCGATCAATGCCTTGTTGAGCTACGCCTATTCGCTGCTGACCAAAGACTGCATCAACGCGATCATCCGGGCGGGTTTGGATCCCTATCTGGGCCTGTACCATTGTGAGCGCTACGGCCGGCCCGCCCTGGCCTTGGACCTGATGGAGGAGTTTCGGGCCATCGTCGCCGACTCAGTCGTGCTGAATGTCGTCAATCGGGGTATCATCAAAGAGAGCGATTTCGAACCGGTCTTTGACGGCATCCAATTGAAAGAAGGGGGCCGCAAACGCTTTTTTGGCGCCTACCAGACGCGCATCCGCGAGGAGGCGGTCCATCCGGTTTTCGGGTATCGGGCCAACTACCTGCGGTTGATGGAGATCCAGGCTCGTTATTTGGGCAAGGTGATGCAAGGGGAATGGCCGCAGTATGACGCCTTTCGGGCCAGGTGA
- the cas2 gene encoding CRISPR-associated endonuclease Cas2, producing the protein MEHYVVTYDIADDKRRSKVFKTLKDYGTHVQESVFEVVLTTEDYVALRHKLLRRIHRDEDSVIFYRQCRACENDVERLGRRVELVGIGDIVL; encoded by the coding sequence GTGGAGCATTACGTGGTGACCTACGACATCGCCGATGACAAGCGGCGATCAAAGGTGTTTAAAACGTTGAAGGATTACGGGACCCATGTGCAGGAGAGCGTGTTCGAGGTGGTGCTGACCACGGAGGATTACGTGGCACTGCGGCACAAACTGCTCCGGCGCATCCACCGCGATGAAGACAGCGTGATCTTTTACCGCCAGTGCCGCGCCTGTGAGAACGATGTGGAGCGGTTGGGGCGGAGGGTGGAACTGGTCGGGATCGGGGACATTGTGTTGTAA
- the cas6 gene encoding CRISPR-associated endoribonuclease Cas6, whose translation MLIKSIFELEAPQQTTIQEEGGEKLHGMFFDLLKSADPDLATAIHYQEGKPFAISTLRSLAQRSSMLTPSDDSLSSPKEGTGQNEGRRWRFTIRSLDQRLSEVIDRAAAEWEGKAVRVGNVPLVIRNIRVTKKTYEELYTEAECRNPIHFRFLTPTSFRQRGTQVVLPIPELVFGSLLRRWNQYSPLPFPETLADEFAGIRIRKHNIRTDLYQFDRYKIIGFVGDVVFEFATTNPVSPILFNALARFAEYSGVGYKSTMGMGETRIVVANQERSKRADRPVSAFR comes from the coding sequence TTGCTTATCAAATCTATTTTCGAACTGGAAGCGCCACAACAGACAACAATCCAAGAAGAAGGCGGAGAAAAACTTCACGGCATGTTTTTTGATCTGCTCAAAAGCGCCGATCCTGATTTGGCGACGGCGATCCATTATCAAGAGGGAAAACCGTTTGCCATCTCCACGCTGCGAAGCCTGGCGCAGCGGTCATCCATGTTGACGCCTTCCGATGATTCCTTGTCCTCCCCCAAAGAGGGAACCGGGCAAAACGAAGGCCGCCGATGGCGGTTCACCATCCGCTCATTGGATCAACGATTGAGCGAGGTGATCGACCGGGCGGCGGCTGAATGGGAGGGGAAGGCGGTCCGAGTTGGGAACGTGCCCCTTGTCATCCGCAACATCCGGGTAACGAAAAAAACCTACGAGGAGTTGTACACGGAAGCGGAGTGTCGGAACCCGATTCATTTTCGCTTTCTCACGCCGACCAGTTTTCGACAGCGGGGCACGCAAGTGGTATTGCCCATACCTGAACTGGTCTTCGGTAGCCTCCTTCGCCGTTGGAACCAATACAGCCCGCTGCCCTTTCCGGAAACCCTGGCGGATGAATTCGCGGGGATCCGCATCCGCAAGCACAATATCCGCACCGATCTCTACCAGTTTGACCGGTACAAGATCATCGGTTTTGTCGGCGATGTAGTCTTTGAGTTCGCCACGACGAATCCCGTCAGCCCCATCCTCTTCAATGCGCTGGCGCGCTTTGCCGAATACAGCGGCGTGGGGTATAAGAGCACCATGGGCATGGGGGAGACGCGGATTGTCGTGGCCAATCAGGAACGTTCAAAACGGGCCGATCGGCCGGTGAGCGCCTTCCGGTAA